A window from Moritella yayanosii encodes these proteins:
- a CDS encoding glycyl-radical enzyme activating protein — protein MLREDKYNKNKEGTIFDIQRFSINDGPGIRTIVFLKGCPLKCKWCSNPESQSKDIQITFNKSSCINCGKCIDVCPQGAISLDGNNKIDRDKCDNCGLCVDNCYSNALVKIGRKIKVEELLQELKKDSVHFRRSGGGVTLSGGELLGQADFVAEILKGCKSMGWHTTLETTAFAKKEAVEKVIPLADLVLLDIKHTNNDIHINHIGVGNKIILENAKHISMISKELIIRVPVIPHFNCDNESINAIASFVKTLENVIRVDLLAYHNLGSSKYQNLEMKYEMDSDIAIPTDNIMNEFKEVFESFDMKCVIEG, from the coding sequence ATGTTGCGAGAAGATAAATACAATAAAAACAAAGAGGGTACTATCTTTGATATACAACGTTTCTCTATCAATGACGGACCTGGAATAAGAACTATCGTATTTTTAAAAGGTTGTCCTCTTAAATGCAAATGGTGCAGTAACCCTGAGTCTCAATCAAAAGACATTCAAATTACATTTAATAAAAGTAGCTGTATTAATTGTGGTAAATGTATAGATGTCTGCCCTCAAGGTGCCATTAGTTTAGATGGAAACAATAAAATAGATAGAGATAAATGTGACAATTGTGGTCTTTGTGTAGATAACTGTTATAGCAATGCACTTGTGAAAATAGGACGTAAAATTAAGGTAGAAGAGCTGTTACAAGAATTAAAAAAAGACAGCGTACACTTTAGGCGTTCTGGCGGTGGCGTTACTTTATCGGGTGGTGAATTACTTGGACAAGCAGATTTTGTAGCCGAGATTCTAAAAGGCTGTAAATCGATGGGCTGGCACACTACTTTAGAAACGACTGCGTTTGCCAAAAAAGAAGCGGTTGAGAAAGTTATTCCTTTAGCAGATTTGGTCCTTTTAGATATAAAACATACCAATAATGACATTCATATAAATCATATTGGCGTGGGTAATAAAATTATTCTTGAAAATGCAAAACACATTTCAATGATATCAAAGGAACTTATTATAAGAGTGCCCGTTATACCTCATTTCAATTGTGATAATGAAAGTATAAATGCAATTGCTTCGTTTGTGAAAACACTAGAAAACGTCATAAGGGTAGATTTACTCGCTTATCATAATTTGGGAAGTTCTAAATATCAAAATCTTGAAATGAAATATGAGATGGACAGTGATATAGCAATACCCACTGATAATATTATGAATGAATTCAAAGAAGTGTTTGAAAGTTTTGATATGAAATGTGTGATCGAAGGGTGA
- a CDS encoding iron-containing alcohol dehydrogenase: protein MRYYDYLMPSVNFFGPGCLEVVGKRAKILHGKKALIVTDQFLYSLEDGPVKRTIAYLKEEGIEAVVFDRVEPNPKDTNVYDGLEVFQANNCDMIISIGGGSPHDCGKGIGIAHTHEGYVCDYAGIETLTNPLPPIIAVNTTAGTASEITRHAVITNTKTKMKSVVVSWRNLPQVSINDPLLMIGKPAALTAATGMDALTHAVEAYVSKDANPVTDATAIQSIKLIAGNLRQAVANGENLKARENMVYASVLAGMAFNNGNLGYVHAMAHQLGGLYDMPHGVANAMLLPHVCRYNMIANPQKFADIAEFMGENIEGLSVMAAAEKAVDSLFALSSEIGIPTSLKEAGIKEEDIQLMSENALKDGNAFSNPRKGNVKEIAEIFKAAF, encoded by the coding sequence ATGAGATATTATGATTATTTGATGCCAAGTGTGAATTTTTTTGGTCCGGGTTGTTTGGAAGTGGTCGGGAAAAGAGCAAAAATACTGCATGGTAAAAAAGCGCTTATAGTGACTGATCAATTTTTATATTCTTTGGAAGATGGCCCTGTAAAGAGAACGATCGCTTACCTTAAAGAAGAAGGCATTGAAGCCGTTGTTTTCGATCGTGTAGAGCCTAATCCAAAAGACACGAATGTATATGATGGTCTTGAAGTATTTCAAGCCAATAATTGCGATATGATTATCTCTATAGGCGGTGGCTCTCCTCATGATTGTGGTAAAGGGATCGGCATTGCTCATACGCACGAAGGATATGTTTGTGACTATGCAGGGATCGAAACGTTAACGAACCCACTACCGCCAATTATTGCCGTAAATACTACGGCCGGAACGGCTTCTGAAATAACTAGGCATGCTGTTATTACAAATACAAAAACAAAGATGAAATCTGTAGTGGTTAGTTGGAGAAATCTGCCTCAAGTATCAATAAACGATCCATTGTTAATGATAGGAAAACCGGCCGCGCTGACTGCCGCGACAGGAATGGATGCGCTTACTCATGCGGTAGAAGCCTATGTATCAAAGGATGCCAACCCAGTAACAGATGCCACCGCAATACAATCTATCAAATTGATAGCTGGAAACCTTAGACAGGCGGTGGCCAATGGTGAAAACCTTAAAGCAAGAGAAAACATGGTTTACGCTTCTGTTTTAGCGGGAATGGCATTTAATAATGGTAACCTTGGTTATGTTCATGCCATGGCTCATCAGCTTGGTGGTCTATACGACATGCCTCATGGTGTTGCAAATGCAATGCTACTACCTCATGTTTGCCGTTATAACATGATTGCAAACCCTCAAAAATTTGCTGATATAGCAGAATTTATGGGTGAAAATATCGAAGGACTTTCAGTAATGGCCGCTGCTGAAAAAGCCGTTGATTCATTATTTGCACTATCATCTGAAATTGGCATTCCGACAAGCCTTAAAGAAGCAGGGATCAAAGAAGAAGATATACAATTAATGTCTGAAAATGCATTAAAAGACGGTAATGCCTTTAGTAATCCTAGAAAAGGGAATGTAAAAGAGATAGCTGAAATATTCAAAGCTGCATTCTAA
- a CDS encoding type II toxin-antitoxin system HipA family toxin: protein MVKEVIEVSYNDLAVGAASYDPVTKQSAFEYDPSFISSGIELSPLMMPLSKKIYSFPSIDHATFKGLSGLLADSLPDDFGNTVLNAWVARNGRLPSEITPLERLKYTGARGMGALSYSPAKKYGNSFNKSQEIEIKSLVSVAQNILSERQDFGVELDHAGREDKDAMLELMSVGMSAGGARPKAVLAFNKDFSEVRSGQVEVPKGFTHYLMKFDGVSEHNKNKETFGDPLGYGAMEYTYYLMANKLCGIDMMPTQLLNEGDRRHFITQRFDRIGNKRVHVQTLNAMAHVSYKQAGSFSYEELFGVVRQLRLKAPEAMQLLRRLIFNIISRNHDDHSKNFGFMMNDAGVWSLSPAYDIAYSYKPDSHWVSCHWMTLNGKRDHFERSDFYSLGTLSPLFTKKLIDETINEITQHVSTWRVLATEQAVPLSLIDEVESNLRLNI, encoded by the coding sequence ATGGTAAAAGAAGTTATTGAGGTCAGTTATAACGACCTTGCTGTCGGCGCAGCCAGTTACGACCCAGTGACAAAACAAAGCGCGTTTGAATACGACCCTAGCTTCATTTCGAGTGGCATTGAACTATCTCCGCTAATGATGCCACTCTCCAAGAAGATTTATTCATTCCCATCAATCGATCACGCCACCTTTAAAGGTCTTTCTGGGCTTTTGGCCGACTCTTTACCAGATGATTTCGGTAATACAGTCCTTAATGCTTGGGTAGCCCGAAACGGACGATTACCCAGTGAGATAACCCCGCTTGAGCGCCTAAAGTATACTGGCGCGAGAGGTATGGGTGCATTGTCTTACTCCCCGGCAAAGAAATACGGTAACTCTTTCAATAAGTCGCAAGAGATAGAAATCAAGTCTCTGGTTTCTGTCGCTCAAAACATTCTTTCTGAGAGACAAGACTTTGGAGTCGAACTTGATCATGCTGGCCGTGAAGACAAAGACGCCATGTTAGAGCTTATGTCTGTTGGAATGAGCGCCGGTGGTGCTAGACCTAAAGCGGTTTTAGCATTTAACAAGGATTTTAGCGAAGTGCGATCTGGGCAAGTTGAAGTTCCTAAAGGATTTACCCATTACTTAATGAAATTTGATGGTGTCAGTGAGCACAACAAGAACAAAGAGACATTTGGTGATCCGTTAGGTTACGGCGCGATGGAATATACGTATTATCTCATGGCAAATAAGCTTTGCGGTATTGATATGATGCCAACTCAGCTCTTGAACGAAGGTGATCGCCGCCACTTTATCACCCAGCGTTTCGATAGAATCGGAAACAAACGCGTACATGTACAGACCCTGAATGCAATGGCACATGTTAGCTACAAGCAAGCAGGTTCATTCTCGTATGAGGAATTGTTTGGAGTCGTCCGTCAACTGAGGTTGAAAGCGCCAGAGGCTATGCAGCTATTGAGACGCTTAATCTTTAATATCATATCGCGCAACCATGACGATCACTCAAAGAACTTTGGATTCATGATGAACGATGCCGGAGTCTGGTCTCTTTCTCCCGCTTACGACATTGCATACTCTTACAAGCCAGATAGTCATTGGGTAAGTTGTCACTGGATGACACTCAACGGTAAGCGTGACCATTTTGAGCGTAGTGACTTCTATAGTCTGGGTACACTAAGCCCCCTATTTACTAAAAAACTCATAGATGAAACCATCAACGAGATCACACAACATGTATCGACGTGGCGTGTGCTAGCTACCGAACAAGCAGTCCCACTATCATTAATTGATGAAGTCGAATCAAATCTACGACTTAATATTTAG
- a CDS encoding helix-turn-helix transcriptional regulator → MKYSSMTAPAIATVIGERLKTYRLNANKTQASIAKDVGLTRKKIANAENGQCSLETMVIIMQALDVIDQIDIFLPATQVSPVQLAQLHGNERKRASSPREQQQAPVNEDNLGW, encoded by the coding sequence ATGAAATATTCAAGCATGACAGCACCTGCAATCGCCACGGTGATTGGTGAAAGACTAAAAACCTACCGCCTTAACGCGAACAAAACTCAAGCTTCAATCGCAAAAGATGTAGGGTTAACCCGTAAAAAGATAGCCAATGCTGAGAATGGGCAATGCTCACTCGAAACCATGGTCATTATTATGCAGGCGCTGGACGTTATTGATCAAATAGATATTTTTCTTCCTGCAACCCAGGTGTCGCCGGTTCAGCTTGCCCAACTCCATGGGAATGAACGAAAAAGAGCATCTAGTCCAAGAGAACAACAACAAGCACCCGTAAACGAGGATAACCTAGGATGGTAA
- a CDS encoding DMT family transporter, with translation MGKSMLIAIAMGIIWGSSFPISQMGILQIGAFPFRLSTIFVSTLVITAFALPYLKKHINKIDRSDYLKLFILCIPNIFIVPLINNIALGLTTVSSATFIIYMMPCITSLFTMYFTKKVHFLTVFAIIFCGLGVLLLSKSNEFQLGEYLMFANAVIWALGAILSQRISFDGVHMSVTVTIQMIFTLMLTMSLTLIWYLNNSIDIGSIAKTIVSTPSVLLSIFYIGSIGSALVYYLWFTLIRLESAEFTTYSTLLSPVISIFIAVMYLGEELNQITIIGGGLILASSLIVIVIQPLYTQYKKNGIKATE, from the coding sequence ATGGGAAAATCAATGTTAATCGCGATAGCTATGGGGATTATTTGGGGGAGTAGCTTTCCTATATCGCAAATGGGAATACTACAGATAGGTGCATTCCCATTCCGGCTCTCTACTATTTTCGTTTCAACTTTAGTCATTACCGCTTTTGCGCTCCCATACTTAAAAAAACACATAAATAAAATAGATCGAAGTGATTATTTAAAGTTATTTATATTATGTATACCTAATATTTTTATAGTCCCGCTAATTAACAACATTGCCCTTGGACTAACAACGGTTTCAAGCGCGACGTTTATCATATATATGATGCCTTGCATTACGAGTTTATTTACCATGTACTTTACCAAAAAGGTGCATTTTCTAACTGTGTTTGCCATTATATTTTGTGGGCTAGGTGTATTACTTCTGTCCAAATCAAACGAATTTCAGTTAGGAGAATACTTGATGTTTGCTAATGCCGTTATATGGGCCTTGGGGGCAATCTTGTCGCAACGTATTTCTTTTGATGGTGTTCATATGTCGGTGACTGTCACCATTCAAATGATTTTTACTTTGATGTTAACAATGAGCCTAACATTAATATGGTATCTAAATAATAGTATTGATATAGGCTCAATAGCAAAAACGATCGTCTCTACCCCTTCAGTTCTATTGAGCATCTTTTACATAGGAAGCATTGGCTCTGCGCTTGTTTATTATCTTTGGTTTACATTAATTAGATTGGAAAGTGCTGAATTTACAACATACTCAACATTGTTATCGCCAGTTATATCGATTTTTATAGCGGTTATGTATTTAGGAGAAGAGTTAAACCAGATAACAATTATTGGTGGAGGATTAATTTTAGCAAGTAGCTTAATCGTTATCGTTATACAGCCACTTTATACTCAATACAAGAAAAATGGCATTAAAGCTACCGAGTAA
- a CDS encoding 2OG-Fe(II) oxygenase family protein — MNQFYINLFDYGDFLGIHSDGGNNIGIAINITKNWLPTFGGITHIIDQYLNIVDSLTPTFGQMFLFDSKENNIPHFVSTVSTERSGKRMSIIARFD, encoded by the coding sequence ATGAATCAGTTTTATATCAATTTATTTGATTACGGTGATTTTCTAGGAATTCATAGTGATGGCGGTAATAATATAGGAATTGCGATAAACATCACCAAAAACTGGTTACCAACTTTTGGTGGAATAACTCACATTATCGATCAATATTTAAATATTGTGGACTCATTAACGCCAACCTTTGGCCAAATGTTTCTGTTCGACTCGAAAGAAAATAATATCCCTCATTTTGTGTCTACGGTTTCAACTGAAAGATCAGGAAAAAGAATGTCAATTATTGCTAGGTTTGACTGA
- a CDS encoding helix-turn-helix domain-containing protein, protein MLNYLQSINSTLWTYMMLLTMTDIEIYKINTIKNVIDKRISGVDAAALLNLSPRQVYRLTKQYLKHGAEGLISHKRGQPSNHHHSYKFKQHVLDLVQIHYQDFGPTLAHEKLTELHAISVGVETLRQWMITDGLWLPHAKRKPQVYQPRYRRDCVGELIQIDGSHHGLANF, encoded by the coding sequence ATGTTGAACTATCTTCAGAGCATCAATTCGACGCTCTGGACCTACATGATGTTACTGACTATGACTGATATTGAAATATACAAAATTAATACCATCAAAAATGTTATTGATAAACGCATCTCTGGCGTCGATGCTGCCGCGCTTCTTAACCTAAGTCCACGGCAAGTATATCGACTGACGAAGCAATATTTAAAACATGGTGCCGAAGGTTTGATTTCACATAAACGTGGCCAGCCAAGTAATCACCACCATTCCTATAAATTCAAACAACACGTTCTTGACCTGGTTCAAATCCATTATCAAGATTTTGGTCCAACTCTCGCACACGAAAAACTCACCGAACTACATGCTATCTCAGTTGGTGTTGAAACCCTGCGTCAATGGATGATCACTGACGGTCTATGGTTGCCGCATGCCAAACGTAAGCCTCAAGTATATCAACCTCGCTATCGTCGTGATTGCGTTGGTGAGCTCATACAAATTGACGGTTCTCATCATGGATTGGCTAACTTTTAG
- a CDS encoding tellurite resistance TerB family protein: protein MFKAIQNLFKQLANDTSLPGAVDTQEFELSMAALLCEVASADSSINEKESAAKVHQLSLLLGIDKDRASELLAIAIKDSEESISIYEFTSKLRNVEYKQRNVLIESMWNIAYADGVIDPHEEALIRQVADLIYVKHSDYIKAKLAAFPE from the coding sequence ATGTTTAAAGCAATACAAAATTTGTTTAAGCAATTAGCAAATGATACGTCGTTGCCAGGTGCTGTAGATACACAGGAGTTTGAATTATCAATGGCGGCATTATTGTGTGAAGTTGCCAGCGCAGATAGCTCCATTAATGAAAAAGAAAGCGCGGCTAAAGTGCATCAACTTTCATTACTACTTGGTATCGACAAAGATAGAGCAAGCGAACTATTGGCAATTGCCATCAAAGACAGTGAAGAATCTATATCAATTTATGAGTTCACGTCAAAGCTTCGAAATGTTGAATACAAGCAAAGGAATGTGCTTATAGAATCAATGTGGAATATAGCTTATGCGGACGGTGTTATTGATCCACATGAAGAAGCATTAATCAGACAAGTCGCCGATCTTATTTACGTAAAACATTCGGATTATATAAAAGCTAAGTTAGCCGCGTTCCCAGAATAG